GCAAAGCAAGGTAAAACGTTGGAAGTTTTAAGACGCCAGTATGCGCGATAAGTACGGCGTCAACCAAGACCCACATTGCTACCCTGATTCCGATGTACTTATAAACCACCTCAATATCCGAGATGCCGATTTGCTTGCAGAGGCCGAGGTAGAGTTTGTACGCCTAAGATACATGGATTATGTTAGTGAAGTAAATGCCCTGGAAGACTTCACTATGGCGCACTTTTTGTTCTTGCATCAGGTACTTTTTCAAGATGTATACCCTTGGGCTGGTCAACCGCGTGACGTTGACATTTCGAAAGGTGGCACTAGATTTTGTTCTTGTCAATTTATCTCAACCGAGTTGACTAGGCAGTTAA
This DNA window, taken from Thaumasiovibrio subtropicus, encodes the following:
- a CDS encoding Fic/DOC family protein: MRDKYGVNQDPHCYPDSDVLINHLNIRDADLLAEAEVEFVRLRYMDYVSEVNALEDFTMAHFLFLHQVLFQDVYPWAGQPRDVDISKGGTRFCSCQFISTELTRQLKRLPALRDCMDRDAVVTLSADVFCEINAIHPFREGNGRSTRFFFEELLFVAGYEIVWPSISKEDWIVANIKGFNGDVKGLKDIFDQAIQCSL